GTGTCGATCAGCGTGGCATCGCCCATCTTGATGCCCGGGCGCAGCAGCTGCGCATGCGGGCTCATCGACATATTCTCCTGGCCGCCCGCGACGACGATCTTCGCGTCGCCCGTCGCCACTGCCTGCCATGCGAGCGCCACCGAGCGCAGCCCGGATCCGCAGACCTGATTGACGCCCCAGGCGGGGATTTCTTTCGGCACGCCAGCGGCGATGGACGCCTGGCGCGCGGGGTTCTGGCCCTGCGCGGCGGTGAGCACCTGGCCGAGAATGACTTCGGACACTTCCTCGCCTGCAACGCCCGCCTGGGCAAGTGCGGCTTCGATCGCGACGCGGCCCAGTTCGTGCGCGGGCGTGTTCGCGAACGCGCCGAGGAAGCTGCCGACCGGCGTGCGTTTTGCGGCGGCGATGACGATATCTGGCATGATGGCTCCTGCGGATGGATGGTCTGTTTTTTGTCGCGCCTATCTAGGTTCGCGATGCGCCCTTAGCCAGTCGGCAAGCGGCTCCCAGAGCTGCTGACGCCCGCGTCCGCCGGTGATCATGCCGACATGCCCCGCGGAAAGGATGCGCGAATCGGCGAGGCCTGCCGCCGTGGCGGCCGGCACGATACGATCGTTCGCCGAGACGAATTCGACGGCGGGGCAGGACAGCGCCTCGGGGCCGGCGGACGTAGCTTCGATCCGCCAGCGACCGCTGCCGGGCAGATCGGCGCTGAGGAAATCGTCGAAAAGCTGTCGCCCCACGGCATAGGTGAGGGGGGCGCCCTTGTTCGCCCAATCCTCGAGCGCAACGAAGGCATTTGCCTCCGCGCTGCCGCGCGGCAGCGCCGAGAACCGTTCATATTTGGCCACAGTGCGGCCGGGATCGAGCTGCCAGAAGCCGGCCTGAAGTACTTCGATCGGGACGAGGCCGAGTGCCTCGCAGCTTGGATGCGCCTGTTGCCAGATCGGGTCCATCGTCGCGAGCGCGTCGCCATAGCCGGCGAACCGCCAGGGCGCGGCGATCATTGCCAGCCCGGCCACCTGGGTCGCGCTCGCCGCCGCCATCGCCATCGTCCCGCCGAGGCAATAGCCCGCAAGCAATGGCGGGCGGGGCAGCGCACGGATCAGCGGCAGCAGCATCTGCTCGACATGCGCCGTGATGTCCTGATCGCGCTCCTCGGGCGTGGGACTGCCCCAGTCGACCAGCATCGGTCGCACGCCCTGCCGCGCGAGCCAGCGCATCAGCGAATTGCCGCGCGCCAGATCGAGCACCCAGGGCGGGTTGATCAGCGAAGGAACGACGACCAGCGGCCGTCCCCAGCCGCCATAGTCGCGCAGCACCGCGCGACCCGCGCGCGCGAAAACGGGCGTTTCGGGGCGCGGCGCGGCGCGGCGTGCCTGTTGATAGGCACGCAGGCCAGCCAGCGCGCGTGCGCGGCGCTCGGGCGATGTTGCGGTTTCGCTGCGCAGCATGGCCAAAAACAGAGGCAGGG
This genomic interval from Sphingosinithalassobacter tenebrarum contains the following:
- a CDS encoding alpha/beta fold hydrolase, with amino-acid sequence MLRSETATSPERRARALAGLRAYQQARRAAPRPETPVFARAGRAVLRDYGGWGRPLVVVPSLINPPWVLDLARGNSLMRWLARQGVRPMLVDWGSPTPEERDQDITAHVEQMLLPLIRALPRPPLLAGYCLGGTMAMAAASATQVAGLAMIAAPWRFAGYGDALATMDPIWQQAHPSCEALGLVPIEVLQAGFWQLDPGRTVAKYERFSALPRGSAEANAFVALEDWANKGAPLTYAVGRQLFDDFLSADLPGSGRWRIEATSAGPEALSCPAVEFVSANDRIVPAATAAGLADSRILSAGHVGMITGGRGRQQLWEPLADWLRAHREPR